A region of the Candidatus Obscuribacterales bacterium genome:
AGCCAAGCGATCGCCCCTAGCGCTAGACCATCATTAGGTCTGGCTCTTCTTCCCGCTGGTTTTGCGGTGTGGTGGGGTTGAGGTAGTAGTCCGACAGAAGGGCAAACAGATCCCGATCCTGAGCGTCATTGGGGACAACGCCTTCGGGCTGGGCCAAAATCTGGTCGGCAATGTTGAGGTAGTAGTCACACACATAGTTGAGGGCAGGCTCGGTTTCAGCCATCTCAAACAAGGTCTTACCTTTGACCCGGGAGACGCGGATGTCTTCAATCAAGGGCAGAATTTCCAGCACCGGCATGGGTACTGCTTCGATGTACTTGTCGATCAAGTCGCGCTTGCTGGTGCGGTTGCCGATTAATCCAGCTAGGCGCAGGGGATGGGTGCGAGATTTTTCACGAACCGACGCGGCAATGCGGTTGGCGGCAAACAGGGCATCAAAGCCGTTGTCGGTGATGATCATGCAATAGTCGGCGTAGTTCAACGGTGCGGCAAAGCCACCACAAACGACGTCGCCAAGCACATCAAACAAAATCACGTCGTACTCGTCAAAGGCGTTGAGTTCCTTAAGCAGCTTGACGGTTTCACCCACCACATAGCCACCGCAACCCGCGCCGGCTGGTGGGCCACCTGCTTCTACACAGTCCACGCCGCCATAGCCTTTGTAGATCACATCTTCTGGCCAGACGTCTTCGTAGTGATAGTCCTTTTCTTGCAGCGTATCAATAATGGTGGGAATGAGGAAGCCTGTAAGGGTGAACGTGCTGTCGTGCTTAGGATCGCAGCCAATTTGCAAAACTTTCTTGCCGCGCTTGGCGAGCGCCACGGAGATGTTGCAGCTTGTGGTGGATTTACCGATACCACCTTTTCCATAAACAGCTAGTTTCACGCTGGGTTCTCCTGTTGTGTTCGTTGAGGACGGGGCGGGCAGCTCTGGAGCTAGGGCTAGAGTCGTCGTCTGTAGCCAGTCGCTTAGGGAGATGCCGTTAGAAAGTGGGAATGAAGATTGGGGCGAGCCGCGATGCGACTCTGTAAACCTAAACCGTTAGCCTCGATCGGTTACTGAACAGCATTATTCATGAATCCATTGGGAATGAAAAGGCGATCGCTAATCAAAAGACCCTGTAAATGGCTGCTAAGCATTGATTGAAATTTATAATCGGCTTTAAATCCCTGAGATTTTGCTTCAAATCCTAAAAAACCAATAAAACAAAATTTTATAATTATTTTTTATAAAAATAAGAACAATAGACAAAAAAATCCTAGGAGAGAATCTGATTTTTGGGGGATAGCGGTCTACTGAACCCTATAGAGGTCAAGGCTTATGACGGGATAGGCTGGGTCTATTGACCTAGAAAATCAGGGCAAAAATCGATGCTTTTTGTGGCAAACATAAATAAAGTCTTATAGATTGCGGCATGATCTGGGAAAAGGTCGGTGGGTCATGGGGAAGGCGTTTTTAATTGTTACGAATCATGAGGGACTGGCAATCCTGTAACGCTTTGTAATCTGACATGGCTATCCCGTAACACCGGAGGGCGATCGCCCCTGCTGAAGTAGACATTTGTAGTTCTTTTGTACTATGGTGTCTAAGTCTCAGAGAAGAGCGGTGCAAGGGAGTGCGATCGCTCCTAATGTTCGCTATCCTTCGAGGGATCTCTTTGTTCTAGTCGCTGCTTGCCCATGGTTGCCCAACCGGTTTCATCCATCTCTGCTCCCCAGTTACGTCCCTATCAATCGCAATTGATTAAAGATCTCTACGAAAAACTGGCGGCAGGGCATCGGCGCGTTGCCATTATTGCCGGGACGGGAGCGGGAAAGACCGTGATCAGTGGGCAGATTTGTGCGCATACGGAGTCGCGAGGCTGTCGGCTCCTCTTTCTCGTGCATTTAGATGTGCTGGTGGGGCAAACCTACGAGAAAATGCAGTCCTTTGGGCTGCACTGCGGCTTTATCAAGGCGGGTTGGCCCGAAGATCCCACTGCGCCCATTCAAATCGCCAGCATCCAAACTATGGCCAAGCGAGATTGGTGGCGGACGTGGCCTGCCCATATGGTGTTCTACGATGAGGCCCACACCACGGTGTTCAGCCAGATTGGCCAAGAAGTGCTCTACACCACCCACGCCAAGGCGGTTCACCTAGCCATGACCGCTACGCCCTACCGTCTGGGTAAAGAGCAACTGGGCGATCATATGGAAACCCTGGTGCATTCACCGGTGCCGTCGGAACTGCAAAAGATGGGCTTCTTGGCCAAGATGCAGTACTTTGGAATGCCGAAGGGAACCCAGGTGAGCTTGGAGGGCGTGCGGACGGTGGCGGGAGATTATGACGAGCGGGATCTAAAAAATGCCTGCGATCGCCCTGAACTCGTGCAGCGTATCGTGGATGAGTGGCAGCGGCTGACGCCCCATAAGCGCACCATTGCCTTCTGTGTAGACATCGACCATGCTCGCCACGTGGCGGAAGCTTTTACGGCTGCGGGGATTCCGGCGGATGTGGTGTCGGGCAACACGCCGATTAAAGAAAGACAGCAGCTCTATGCCGATCTCAAGCATGGCAAGCTGATGGTGCTGACCTCCTGCAACGTGATTAGCATTGGCTTTGATGAGCCCAGTGTGGAGGTAGGGCTACTGCTGCGTCCGACTCAGTCGAAGGCGCTGCACCAGCAGCAAATTGGCCGGGTGATGCGCATCTCTCCCGCCACGGGCAAAACCCACGGCATCATTTTGGATCAGGCGGGCAATCTGCAGCGTCTGGGGTTTCCAGACGATATCCAGTCCTACCGGCTGCCTACGTCTAAAGAGACGAACGGTCAACCGACGGTGCCCGCTAAGCAATGCCCGTCTTGCAATCGCTTAGTTTGGTCGTTTCTGTTGGAATGTCCTGATTGTGGGCATGAATGGCCCAGCGAAGCGGAACTGCTCACCGATGACCTAGTAGAGCTGCTCAGCGATGAACAACTGCGTCAGTTGCGAGAACAGCGGATGCGCCGCTTTTTGAAACGCCGCCGCCCCAAGGATTTTCGCGACAATAACTCACCCAACTGGACGCGCCACGCTTTCTTTGAGAAGTTTGGCTGCCATCCCAACGATGAATGGTTGCGCGGCTGTATTTTTGGAGATGCTCCCACCGACAGCGATCGCCAACGCTACAAGCAATACCTGATGGCGATCGCTCAACAGCAGCGCAAGCCGCTCACCTGGGTGATTGAAGAATTTCAGCTTGAATTTGGTTCAGATCAGTGGAAAGCTCAATTTCCCGAATTATTCCGGTAGTCTCCTGCCGATCAGTGGGAGGACGTAATGGTGGGCAAGCGTTGCGACGCCGAAATGAGCGACGTCGCTCAATACTCAAATTCTGATGAGAAGAGATGAGGGTCGTCGAAACCCGGCAAGCTTCATGGCGTTGCGTCCACCTACTGAGTTTTCGGACGTGGTTGGGGTTGGTTAAAACGCCTGGATCCACTCCTTCACCTCATACTCCGTCCAGATACCGTGTTGCCAATAGGGATCCCCTTCGATCCAGCGGCGCACGGTAGCTTCATCCTCGGCTTCGTAAAGCCCAAAAACTTGGGTGACATCTTGGGTGGGGCCAATGG
Encoded here:
- a CDS encoding DEAD/DEAH box helicase family protein, producing MVAQPVSSISAPQLRPYQSQLIKDLYEKLAAGHRRVAIIAGTGAGKTVISGQICAHTESRGCRLLFLVHLDVLVGQTYEKMQSFGLHCGFIKAGWPEDPTAPIQIASIQTMAKRDWWRTWPAHMVFYDEAHTTVFSQIGQEVLYTTHAKAVHLAMTATPYRLGKEQLGDHMETLVHSPVPSELQKMGFLAKMQYFGMPKGTQVSLEGVRTVAGDYDERDLKNACDRPELVQRIVDEWQRLTPHKRTIAFCVDIDHARHVAEAFTAAGIPADVVSGNTPIKERQQLYADLKHGKLMVLTSCNVISIGFDEPSVEVGLLLRPTQSKALHQQQIGRVMRISPATGKTHGIILDQAGNLQRLGFPDDIQSYRLPTSKETNGQPTVPAKQCPSCNRLVWSFLLECPDCGHEWPSEAELLTDDLVELLSDEQLRQLREQRMRRFLKRRRPKDFRDNNSPNWTRHAFFEKFGCHPNDEWLRGCIFGDAPTDSDRQRYKQYLMAIAQQQRKPLTWVIEEFQLEFGSDQWKAQFPELFR
- the bchL gene encoding ferredoxin:protochlorophyllide reductase (ATP-dependent) iron-sulfur ATP-binding protein — its product is MKLAVYGKGGIGKSTTSCNISVALAKRGKKVLQIGCDPKHDSTFTLTGFLIPTIIDTLQEKDYHYEDVWPEDVIYKGYGGVDCVEAGGPPAGAGCGGYVVGETVKLLKELNAFDEYDVILFDVLGDVVCGGFAAPLNYADYCMIITDNGFDALFAANRIAASVREKSRTHPLRLAGLIGNRTSKRDLIDKYIEAVPMPVLEILPLIEDIRVSRVKGKTLFEMAETEPALNYVCDYYLNIADQILAQPEGVVPNDAQDRDLFALLSDYYLNPTTPQNQREEEPDLMMV
- a CDS encoding YciI family protein — protein: MPKYVLWGRYCENVLEKRAPYRQAHLDGLQQQKDLGVLITIGPTQDVTQVFGLYEAEDEATVRRWIEGDPYWQHGIWTEYEVKEWIQAF